In a genomic window of Scomber japonicus isolate fScoJap1 chromosome 17, fScoJap1.pri, whole genome shotgun sequence:
- the cpsf2 gene encoding cleavage and polyadenylation specificity factor subunit 2, with protein MTSIIKLTAVSGVQEESALCYLLQVDEFRFLLDCGWDENFSMDIIDAMKRYVHQVDAVLLSHPDPLHLGALPYAVGKLGLNCTIYATIPVYKMGQMFMYDLYQSRNNSEDFTLFTLDDVDCAFDKIQQLKYSQIVNLKGKGHGLSITPLPAGHMIGGTIWKIVKDGEEEVVYAVDFNHKREIHLNGCMLESISRPSLLITDSFNATYVQPRRKQRDEQLLTNVMETLRGDGNVLISVDTAGRVLELAQLLDQIWRTKDAGLGAYPLALLNNVSYNVVEFSKSQVEWMSDKLMRCFEDKRNNPFQFRHLTLCHSLADLARVPSPKVVLCSQPDLESGFSRELFIQWCQDTKNSIILTYRTTPGTLARYLIDNPGEKMLDLEVRKRVKLEGKELEEFLENDKIKKEAAKKLEQAKEVDVDSSDESDMDDDLDQPAVVKTKHHDLMMKGEGSRKGSFFKQAKKSYPMFPTHEERIKWDEYGEVIRLEDFLVPELQATEEEKSKLESGMTNGDEPMDQDLSVVPTKCISSVENLEIRARVTYIDYEGRSDGDSIKKIINQMKPRQLVIVHGPPEASLDLAESCKAFSKDIKVYTPKLQETIDATSETHIYQVRLKDSLVSSLQFCKAKDTELAWIDGVLDMRVVKVDTGVMLEEGVKEEAEDGDLAMDIAPDLSVDHSSTVVAAQRAIKNLFGEDEKEVSEESDVIPTLEPLPSNEIPGHQSVFINEPRLSDFKQVLLREGIQAEFVGGVLVCNNMVAVRRTEAGRIGLEGCLCDDYYKIRELLYQQYAVV; from the exons ATGACGTCCATTATCAAGCTGACAGCCGTGTCGGGGGTCCAGGAGGAGTCGGCCCTCTGTTACCTGCTGCAGGTGGATGAATTCCGCTTCCTCCTGGACTGTGGCTGGGATGAGAACTTCTCAATGGACATTATTGATGCTATGAAACG ATATGTCCATCAGGTTGATGCTGTTCTTCTCTCCCATCCTGACCCCTTACACCTGGGAGCCCTGCCATACGCTGTGGGGAAACTGGGCTTAAACTGCACTATATATGCCACAATACCTGTCTACAAGATGGGGCAAATGTTCATGTATGATCTATACCAG TCTCGAAACAACAGTGAAGATTTCACACTCTTCACCCTCGACGATGTGGATTGTGCATTTGACAAAATCCAGCAACTGAAATACTCTCAGATTGTCAATCTGAAAG GGAAAGGGCACGGTCTTTCCATTACACCACTCCCGGCTGGTCACATGATCGGAGGGACTATTTGGAAAATTGTGAAGGacggggaggaggaggttgtTTATGCTGTGGACTTCAACCACAAGAGAGAGAT CCACTTGAACGGATGCATGTTGGAGAGCATCAGTCGTCCTTCTTTGCTTATCACAGACTCCTTCAATGCTACATATGTACAACCACGTCGCAAACAAAGGGATGAGCAGCTCCTTA CCAATGTCATGGAGACTCTTCGTGGTGACGGTAATGTCCTTATTTCCGTGGATACAGCTGGTCGCGTGTTAGAGCTGGCTCAGCTCCTGGACCAAATTTGGAGGACAAAGGATGCTGGACTCGGAGCTTACCCGCTCGCCTTGCTTAACAACGTCAGCTACAATGTAGTGGAGTTCTCCAAATCCCAG GTGGAGTGGATGAGTGACAAGCTCATGAGGTGCTTTGAGGACAAGAGAAACAACCCCTTCCAGTTCCGTCACTTGACTCTGTGCCACAGTCTGGCAGACCTGGCCCGGGTGCCCAGCCCGAAGGTGGTGCTGTGCAGCCAGCCAGACCTGGAATCTGGCTTTTCTCGAGAACTCTTCATCCAGTGGTGTCAAGACACCAAAAACTCCATCATCCTGACCTATCGCACCACACCCGGAACCCTGGCCCGCTACCTCATCGACAACCCTGGAGAGAAGATGCTGGATCTGGAG GTGAGGAAAAGAGTGAAGCTGGAAGGCAAGGAACTGGAAGAATTCcttgaaaatgataaaataaagaaagaagctGCTAAAAAACTTGAACAAGCAAAAGA GGTGGATGTGGACTCCAGTGACGAGAGCGATATGGACGACGACCTGGATCAGCCAGCCGTCGTGAAAACCAAACACCACGACTTGATGATGAAGGGCGAGGGGAGCCGCAAAGGCAGTTTCTTCAAACAAGCCAAGAAGTCCTACCCGATGTTCCCCACACACGAGGAGAGAATCAAATGGGACGAGTACGGAGAAGTCATCAG GTTAGAAGACTTTCTTGTTCCCGAACTGcaagccacagaggaggagaaaagcaAATTGGAGTCAGGGATGACCAATGGTGATGAGCCCATGGACCAGGACCTCTCTGTCGTCCCCACAAAATGCATCTCCAGTGTAGAAAATCTTGAAATCAG AGCCAGAGTTACATATATAGACTATGAAGGTCGCTCCGACGGTGACTCCATAAAGAAGATTATTAATCAGATGAAGCCCAGACAGCTGGTGATCGTTCACGGGCCGCCAGAAGCCAGCCTGGACCTGGCCGAATCCTGCAAGGCCTTCAGCAAGGACATTAAAGTCTACACGCCCAAACTTCAAGAGACGATAGACGCCACCAGTGAGACGCACATCTACCAG GTGCGGTTGAAAGACTCCTTGGTGAGCTCCCTGCAGTTCTGCAAGGCCAAAGACACAGAGCTGGCGTGGATCGACGGCGTGCTGGACATGCGCGTGGTGAAAGTGGACACTGGCGTGATGCTGGAGGAGGGAGTGAAAGAGGAGGCGGAGGACGGCGACCTGGCCATGGACATCGCCCCTGATCTCAGCGTGGACCACAGCTCCACCGTGGTGGCAGCCCAGCGGGCCATAAAGAACCTGTTCGGAGAGGATGAGAAGGAGGTGTCGGAGGAGAGCGACGTCATCCCCACGCTGGAGCCGCTGCCTTCGAATGAG ATTCCAGGGCATCAGTCGGTGTTCATCAACGAGCCTCGCCTGTCTGACTTCAAGCAGGTCCTGCTGAGAGAGGGCATCCAGGCCGAGTTTGTGGGAGGAGTACTGGTATGCAACAACATGGTGGCCGTCCGCAGG ACGGAGGCCGGACGCATTGGGCTGGAAGGCTGCCTGTGTGACGACTACTATAAGATCCGGGAGCTGCTGTATCAGCAGTACGCTGTAGTATAA
- the LOC128377090 gene encoding NADH dehydrogenase [ubiquinone] 1 beta subcomplex subunit 1-like, with the protein MVNFVAIAREHWVNILVPMGFVIGWYLDKQQDQKLTAFRNKSALYSRELKTGEEVTWK; encoded by the exons ATGGTTAACTTTGTAGCCATTGCACGCGAGCATTGGGTGAACATCTTGGTGCCCATGGGTTTTGTGATTGGATGGTACCTCGACAAACAACAGGACCAGAAGCTGACAGCTTTTAGGAACAAAAGTGCTTTATATAGCAG GGAGCTGAAGACTGGCGAGGAGGTGACCTGGAAGTAG
- the riox1 gene encoding ribosomal oxygenase 1 → MERQHMSAFALYKTLSTDLPAPPPAKKPSLQVAAKKKKKKENGVAVSKTITVKAQIKTEKKKIRKKMPKCAKKEESLKRMTDEEEECVNGDGESLDALLVQLAGVNNSRERASQLFQWIISPIPAKAFFRDTWEKKPILVQRKNPDYYKGLFSTAEFDRILRQEDVQYGVNLDVTSYTNGKRETHNPPGRALPFTVWDFYESGCSLRLLNPQAFSSTVWNVLSTLQEQFGSMAGANVYLTPPGTQGFAPHYDDIEAFVVQLEGKKHWRVYNPRTEDEVLPVLSSPNFDQAEIGKPILEVVLEAGDLLYFPRGFIHQGDCLPDVHSLHITISSFQKNSWGDLLHKVVPAALEIAMEEDVEFRQGLPLDYLTYMGVQNSDKDDPRRTKFFSRIENLMKKLTNYAPIDAAVDQKARHFLHDCLPPMLSSEELASSVQGAPVRWERGKVMDAGARITSQTRVRLIRAGCARLCSDGDTVHLYYTTDNSRVYHKEELKSFEIKPEHTDAIESLIHSYPKFVSVGSFPCDLAEDRISLAELLFERGIIHTAARL, encoded by the exons ATGGAGAGACAACACATGTCTGCGTTTGCTTTGTATAAGACGTTGTCAACAGACctacctgctcctccacctgCTAAAAAGCCTTCACTGCAG gtGGCAgccaagaagaaaaagaaaaaggagaatggGGTTGCAGTCTCTAAGACCATCACAGTTAAAGCACAgataaagactgaaaagaagaaaataagaaagaagaTGCCAAAGTgtgcaaaaaaagaagagagccTCAAGAGAATGACAGAT gaggaagaggagtgtgtAAATGGAGACGGTGAGTCACTAGATGCTCTGCTGGTCCAGCTGGCGGGAGTCAACAACAGCAGGGAGAGAGCGAGCCAACTTTTCCAGTGGATTATCAGTCCGATCCCTGCCAAGGCCTTCTTCAG gGATACTTGGGAAAAGAAGCCTATTCTCGTTCAGCGTAAAAATCCAGATTACTACAAGGGACTGTTCTCCACAGCAGAGTTTGATCGCATACTCAGACAG GAGGATGTTCAGTACGGAGTGAACCTGGATGTCACAAGCTACACTAATGGCAAGAGGGAGACGCACAATCCTCCAGGGAGAGCTCTGCCCTTCACTGTGTGGGACTTTTATGAG AGTGGCTGCTCCCTCCGTTTGCTGAATCCCCAGGCTTTCTCCTCCACAGTGTGGAACGTGCTGTCCACCCTTCAAGAGCAGTTTGGCAGCATGGCAGGAGCTAATGT ATACCTGACGCCTCCTGGAACACAAGGGTTCGCACCACATTATGATGACATTGAGGCATTTGTGGTTCAGCTGGAGGGGAAGAAGCATTGGAGAGTGTACAACCCCAG GACAGAAGATGAGGTCCTGCCTGTGCTTTCAAGTC CCAACTTCGATCAGGCAGAGATCGGGAAGCCCATCCTGGAAGTGGTGTTAGAAGCAGGCGATCTCCTCTACTTCCCCAGAGGATTCATCCACCAGGGCGACTGCCTGCCAGACGTTCACTCCCTGCACATCACCATCTCCTCCTTCCAGAAGAACAGCTGGGGGGATCTGCTACATAAG GTGGTTCCAGCAGCACTGGAAATAGCAATGGAGGAGGATGTGGAGTTCAGACAGGGTTTACCTCTGGATTATCTGACATACATGGGAGTACAGAATTCTGACAAG GATGATCCACGCAGGACAAAGTTCTTTTCAAGAATTGAGAACCTGATGAAGAAGCTTACAAATTATGCCCCGATAGACGCCGCCGTGGATCAGAAAGCAAGACACTTCCTCCATGACTGCCTGCCTCCCATGCTCTCTTCAG AGGAATTAGCCAGCAGTGTGCAAGGAGCCCCTGTTAGGTGGGAGCGTGGGAAGGTTATGGACGCAGGTGCACGTATCACAAGCCAGACCCGAGTCAGACTCATCCGTGCCGGCTGTGCTAG GTTATGCAGTGATGGAGACACTGTTCATCTTTACTACACCACAGACAACTCCAGAGTTTACCACAAAGAGGAGCTCAAGAGTTTCGAAATAAAGCCAGAG CACACAGATGCCATAGAGTCCCTCATCCATTCATATCCCAAATTTGTGAGTGTAGGAAGCTTCCCATGTGATTTGGCAGAGGACAGg aTCTCTTTGGCTGAGCTGCTTTTTGAGAGGGGGATTATCCACACCGCAGCGCGTCTGTAG